In Deltaproteobacteria bacterium, the following proteins share a genomic window:
- a CDS encoding cytochrome c3 family protein produces the protein MGTMAEDKKPAHQGRVWLKWFSAGLLLMGVMLYFYYAYPGQGIGPKQPIPFSHRVHAGVKAINCRFCHPYVERSEHAGLPEMEKCFFCHRYIIPTHPEILKEKAYLDSRKPVPWVRIFYVPDFVKFRHEPHLRWGKLDCTHCHGAVDRMDRLQKKEFKMKFCIDCHQEKKAQLDCWLACHH, from the coding sequence ATGGGCACGATGGCTGAGGACAAAAAACCGGCCCATCAGGGGAGAGTATGGCTCAAATGGTTCTCAGCCGGTCTGTTGCTGATGGGAGTGATGCTCTATTTTTATTACGCCTATCCAGGCCAGGGGATAGGTCCCAAACAACCCATTCCTTTCAGCCACCGGGTTCACGCCGGGGTCAAGGCCATCAATTGCCGGTTCTGTCATCCCTATGTGGAGAGGTCCGAGCATGCCGGTCTGCCGGAAATGGAAAAGTGTTTTTTCTGCCACCGCTATATCATCCCCACCCATCCGGAGATCCTGAAAGAGAAGGCCTATCTGGACAGCCGGAAACCGGTCCCCTGGGTGCGGATCTTTTATGTTCCTGATTTTGTGAAATTCAGACATGAGCCGCACCTGCGGTGGGGAAAATTGGACTGCACCCATTGCCATGGGGCGGTGGACCGGATGGACCGGCTGCAGAAAAAGGAATTCAAGATGAAATTCTGTATCGATTGCCACCAAGAAAAAAAGGCCCAACTGGATTGCTGGCTGGCCTGTCATCATTAA
- a CDS encoding cbb3-type cytochrome c oxidase subunit I has protein sequence MVIGTSVGFIDALHLVAPDLLGNISWLVFGRTRAMHTNLVIFGFIGTALLGSAFYLVPTLLQAPLYSERLGKLSLWILNLTIASGTVTLALGFSQGREYAEWIWPVDMGVLITFALIFYCLFRTAGTGREKTLYVSIWYIFAGLIYFFLIYFFGNAVWNPSTGAITGLPDAVLAWFYGHGVVGLFLTPLAVALSYYVIPIVCRTPLYSHSLSLVGFWTILVIYTHIGAHHLLQTPVPTWLKVVAVTGSLGMIVPVMTVLINLWLTMRGRMGLIHADMGGKFIMAGLVWYCLACLQGPLQSLPMVQRVTHLNNWVIAHAHMGVLGFSGTIALGGIYFILPRITGRPIFNRRWADIQYWLVLIGMAGFFTVLTAAGLIQGNGWLNGQAVYKILPEIHVYMVLRAAVGLLIVSGAVLGLMNITKSIFGRDGSEGSSSVGMGDGL, from the coding sequence ATGGTTATCGGGACCTCGGTTGGTTTTATCGATGCCCTCCATCTGGTGGCGCCGGACCTTTTGGGAAACATCTCCTGGCTGGTCTTCGGCCGGACCCGGGCCATGCACACCAATCTGGTTATCTTCGGGTTTATCGGAACGGCCCTGTTAGGGTCGGCCTTTTATCTGGTGCCCACCCTGTTACAGGCCCCTTTGTACAGCGAGCGATTGGGAAAGCTTTCCCTCTGGATCCTGAATCTGACCATAGCCTCCGGAACCGTCACGCTGGCCCTGGGTTTTTCGCAAGGGCGGGAATACGCCGAATGGATATGGCCGGTGGATATGGGGGTCCTGATCACCTTCGCCTTGATCTTCTATTGCCTTTTCCGGACGGCAGGCACGGGCCGGGAAAAGACCCTCTATGTTTCCATCTGGTATATCTTTGCCGGCCTGATCTATTTTTTTCTGATCTATTTTTTCGGTAATGCCGTCTGGAATCCATCCACCGGGGCCATTACCGGCCTGCCTGATGCCGTTCTGGCCTGGTTTTACGGCCACGGCGTGGTAGGTTTGTTTTTGACGCCTCTGGCCGTGGCTCTTTCTTATTATGTCATCCCCATTGTTTGCCGTACCCCTTTGTACAGCCACTCCCTGTCTCTGGTCGGGTTCTGGACCATCCTGGTCATTTACACCCATATCGGCGCCCATCACCTCCTGCAGACCCCGGTGCCCACCTGGTTGAAGGTGGTGGCCGTCACCGGCAGTCTGGGGATGATCGTCCCGGTGATGACCGTCCTGATCAATCTCTGGCTGACCATGCGTGGCCGAATGGGATTGATCCATGCCGATATGGGCGGAAAATTTATCATGGCCGGTCTGGTCTGGTACTGCCTGGCCTGCCTCCAGGGGCCTTTGCAGTCCTTGCCGATGGTCCAGAGGGTTACCCATTTGAATAACTGGGTGATTGCCCATGCCCATATGGGGGTCCTCGGCTTTTCAGGGACCATTGCCCTGGGGGGGATTTATTTTATCCTGCCCAGGATCACCGGCAGGCCGATCTTCAACCGACGCTGGGCCGATATCCAGTACTGGCTGGTGCTTATCGGTATGGCCGGATTTTTCACGGTCCTGACCGCCGCCGGTCTGATCCAGGGAAACGGCTGGCTGAACGGGCAGGCGGTCTATAAAATCCTGCCTGAAATTCATGTTTATATGGTCCTTCGGGCTGCAGTGGGCCTGCTTATCGTTAGCGGGGCCGTCCTGGGCCTGATGAATATCACCAAAAGTATTTTCGGAAGGGATGGTTCGGAAGGCTCATCCTCTGTCGGAATGGGGGATGGGCTATGA
- a CDS encoding sulfite exporter TauE/SafE family protein, translating to MTFELLAPFLIGLFGSLHCLGMCGPLIMAFSMHIKSPPVSAGGENSSPWGRGLSHHLAYHFGRLLTYGFLGGLAAALVNIVGFNLYLNVRGVLILTGGGLISLLGLIFLRVISLPDLFSRFSGVPQVFWKRIVPPLFQSPGAVPKMALGLAGGLLPCCLSCSMLIKAATTENWGQGFMTMVAFGLGTVPALLALGISASLLTLRTRMIGERIAGLSVVAMGLILVFRGVQLLV from the coding sequence ATGACTTTCGAACTCCTGGCCCCTTTCCTGATCGGACTGTTCGGCAGCCTCCATTGCCTGGGGATGTGCGGTCCCCTGATCATGGCCTTTTCTATGCACATCAAAAGCCCTCCAGTCTCGGCCGGGGGCGAAAATTCGTCTCCCTGGGGCCGGGGCCTTTCCCATCACCTGGCCTATCACTTCGGAAGGCTTTTGACCTATGGCTTTTTGGGGGGCCTGGCCGCGGCCCTGGTCAATATCGTCGGCTTTAATCTCTATTTGAATGTCCGCGGTGTTCTGATCCTAACCGGCGGGGGCCTGATCAGCCTCCTGGGCCTGATATTTTTGCGGGTCATCTCCCTGCCGGATCTTTTCAGCCGATTTTCCGGGGTCCCTCAGGTCTTCTGGAAGCGGATCGTTCCTCCCCTGTTCCAATCCCCCGGGGCTGTTCCGAAAATGGCCCTGGGGCTGGCCGGCGGACTTTTGCCCTGTTGTCTCTCCTGTTCCATGCTCATCAAGGCGGCCACCACCGAAAATTGGGGCCAGGGATTTATGACCATGGTCGCCTTTGGCCTGGGCACCGTCCCGGCCCTTCTGGCCCTGGGAATTTCCGCTTCCCTCCTGACCCTGCGGACCAGGATGATCGGGGAGCGGATTGCCGGCCTTTCCGTTGTCGCCATGGGTCTGATCCTGGTATTCAGGGGGGTGCAGCTTCTGGTGTGA
- a CDS encoding DUF3341 domain-containing protein has protein sequence MTGLHALTRLRKKKSTTQKAMMGIFIYLDDLLEALKTLKGTGLPVTVFSPSAQSEIKGALGSRPSPVRFYTLFGGLLGLSSGLALAVYTVIQWRFIVSGKPVIPWIPFVVVGFEFLILFGVLISFTGMLIHCRLPRLRLPVYYDPRFSNDRFGLLVYYSGIDRERITDLLKEARAEEIHDVEG, from the coding sequence ATGACAGGACTCCATGCTCTGACCCGGCTGCGGAAGAAAAAATCAACGACCCAAAAGGCCATGATGGGAATTTTTATCTATCTCGATGATCTCCTGGAGGCTTTAAAAACCTTAAAAGGGACCGGCTTGCCTGTTACCGTCTTTTCCCCGTCGGCCCAATCTGAGATCAAGGGGGCCTTGGGGTCGAGGCCCAGCCCGGTCCGCTTTTACACCCTTTTCGGAGGCCTCCTGGGACTTTCCTCCGGCCTGGCCCTGGCGGTTTATACGGTCATCCAATGGCGGTTTATCGTCAGCGGCAAACCGGTTATCCCCTGGATCCCCTTTGTGGTCGTCGGCTTTGAATTTCTCATTCTGTTCGGGGTCCTGATTTCCTTTACCGGAATGCTCATTCACTGCCGTCTGCCCAGACTCCGGTTACCGGTCTATTATGATCCCCGCTTTTCCAACGACCGTTTCGGCCTTTTGGTCTATTACAGCGGAATAGATCGGGAAAGAATCACCGACCTCCTGAAAGAGGCCCGGGCCGAGGAGATCCATGACGTCGAGGGCTGA
- the ccoS gene encoding cbb3-type cytochrome oxidase assembly protein CcoS has protein sequence MYFSGWIILVALSLWISLTAFLWGLQSGQFSDQDRARYLPLRDLLPQSPAQDPARRPMEVYGLLFIGLLVMAGLAGSIILSFFRSVF, from the coding sequence ATGTATTTTTCAGGTTGGATTATTCTGGTTGCCCTGAGCCTCTGGATCAGTCTGACGGCTTTCCTCTGGGGCCTCCAGAGCGGGCAGTTTTCCGATCAGGACCGGGCGCGCTATCTGCCTTTGCGCGACCTGCTCCCTCAGTCGCCGGCCCAGGATCCGGCCCGGCGGCCTATGGAGGTCTATGGTCTGCTGTTCATCGGCCTCTTGGTGATGGCCGGGTTAGCCGGGTCGATCATTTTGAGTTTTTTCCGGTCAGTTTTTTAG
- the nrfD gene encoding polysulfide reductase NrfD: MKDLDYSTVNQEVMRAMSPPGRLYLALVAFWFLGILVGVGCWTYQIIRGLGVEGPNHPIAWGTYLVNFVFFVGLAHSGTLISAILFLFRAGWRTAISRSAEAMTVFAVMVAGLFPFIHLGRIWVVYWILPYPNQRNLWPDFQSPLVFDVIAISTYLLVSILFWYTGLIPDLAAIRDQAQGLRRKIYGVFSLNWTGSHHQWRHHSGAVLLLAALATPLVISVHSVVSWDFALSILPGWHSTIFAPYFVAGAIHSGLSMVLILLIPLRRLYKFENIITSETLENIAKTIILTGLIMSYSYLTEHFMAWYSGNKTEGDTFYWRMVGYYKEWFWLMIFCNSIAPLFYFFKRIRTNTISLYLIAVLVVIGMWFERYVIIITAPAHAYDPYIWRLYQGPTWVEYGILFGAFSIFFFFFFLFAKYLPAVSIAEVKEAVKPLKREGQRGGVSQ; the protein is encoded by the coding sequence ATGAAAGACCTTGATTACAGCACGGTCAACCAGGAAGTGATGCGGGCCATGTCCCCGCCGGGAAGGCTTTACCTGGCCCTGGTGGCCTTCTGGTTCCTGGGTATTCTCGTGGGGGTGGGTTGCTGGACCTATCAGATTATTAGGGGCCTGGGGGTGGAAGGACCCAACCATCCCATCGCCTGGGGGACCTATCTGGTCAATTTTGTTTTTTTCGTGGGTCTGGCCCATTCGGGCACTCTGATCTCGGCCATCCTCTTTTTATTTAGGGCCGGCTGGCGGACAGCCATATCCCGCAGTGCCGAGGCCATGACCGTCTTTGCCGTCATGGTGGCCGGCCTTTTCCCTTTTATTCACCTGGGCCGGATCTGGGTGGTTTACTGGATACTCCCTTATCCCAATCAGCGCAACCTCTGGCCCGATTTCCAATCCCCCCTGGTCTTTGATGTCATCGCCATTTCCACTTATCTCCTGGTCAGCATCCTTTTCTGGTATACCGGCCTGATTCCCGACCTGGCGGCCATACGGGACCAGGCCCAGGGTCTGCGGCGCAAGATATATGGGGTTTTTTCCTTGAACTGGACCGGCAGCCACCATCAATGGCGTCATCACAGCGGGGCGGTCCTTCTCCTGGCCGCTCTGGCTACCCCCCTGGTCATTTCCGTCCACAGTGTGGTCTCCTGGGATTTCGCCCTGTCCATCTTACCGGGTTGGCACAGCACCATATTCGCCCCCTACTTCGTGGCCGGGGCCATCCATTCCGGTTTGTCCATGGTGCTCATCCTTCTGATCCCTTTGCGGCGTCTTTATAAATTCGAAAACATCATCACTTCGGAGACCCTGGAAAATATCGCCAAGACCATCATCCTGACCGGCCTGATTATGAGCTACTCCTATCTGACCGAGCACTTTATGGCCTGGTACAGCGGGAACAAGACCGAAGGGGACACCTTTTACTGGCGTATGGTCGGCTATTACAAGGAATGGTTCTGGCTGATGATCTTCTGCAATTCCATCGCCCCCCTCTTCTATTTTTTTAAACGGATTCGAACCAATACCATCAGTCTGTACCTGATTGCCGTTTTGGTCGTCATCGGCATGTGGTTTGAGCGGTATGTCATCATCATCACCGCCCCGGCTCATGCCTATGATCCCTATATCTGGAGGCTCTACCAGGGACCCACCTGGGTGGAATACGGGATCCTCTTCGGGGCCTTCAGCATCTTTTTTTTCTTTTTCTTTTTATTTGCCAAATACCTGCCGGCGGTTTCCATAGCCGAAGTTAAGGAGGCAGTCAAACCTCTTAAACGGGAAGGGCAGAGAGGGGGAGTCAGTCAATGA
- the nrfD gene encoding polysulfide reductase NrfD encodes MTSRAEILREIKAAEPVTGCGRWTVLSLILILIGGTAFVIGISGTQAERTWQAFLVNYLFWSGLAFGSVLFSAILVITKARWGRPVKRLAEAPAAFLPLAFLLFWVLLPGREKIFPWIHEPLPQKAAWLNTGFLFARDGLSIFLLTILSLALVYFSVRGEKEIYSRKPGTGKENSDPGGKNLSIQTVLAPLVAIVYALVLSLLGFDLVMSLSPHWYSTLFGMYFFTGAFYSALAALIFLSVLSVKAFDLENFIGEKQFHDLGKLLLGFCLVTGDFFFSQFLVIWYGNLPEETRFVITRVNSLPWKPLAWTVLVLCFALPFGVLLSRKAKMKQDLMLILSGIILIGMWLERFLLVAPSLWKGKELPLGLSELLISLGFLGLMGFSILWFLGRFPLLPVSDPLFEKTKESARGEGK; translated from the coding sequence ATGACGTCGAGGGCTGAGATCTTGAGGGAAATCAAGGCTGCCGAACCGGTCACCGGTTGTGGCCGGTGGACAGTTTTATCCCTGATATTGATCCTGATCGGCGGGACCGCCTTTGTCATAGGGATTTCCGGGACCCAAGCGGAAAGGACCTGGCAGGCCTTTTTAGTGAATTATCTCTTCTGGTCCGGTCTGGCCTTCGGATCGGTTCTTTTTTCGGCCATTCTGGTCATCACCAAGGCCCGCTGGGGGCGGCCGGTCAAACGTCTGGCCGAGGCCCCGGCGGCTTTTCTGCCCCTGGCTTTCCTGCTCTTCTGGGTCCTTTTACCGGGCCGGGAAAAGATCTTTCCCTGGATCCATGAGCCGTTGCCCCAGAAAGCCGCCTGGTTGAATACGGGATTTCTCTTTGCCCGTGACGGCCTTTCTATTTTTCTGCTTACCATCCTGTCCCTGGCCCTGGTTTATTTCTCTGTTCGAGGGGAAAAGGAGATCTATTCCCGAAAGCCCGGAACCGGGAAGGAGAATAGTGATCCTGGAGGAAAAAATCTCTCTATACAAACCGTCCTGGCCCCGCTGGTGGCTATTGTTTATGCCCTGGTCCTGAGCCTTTTGGGGTTTGATCTGGTCATGTCCTTATCGCCTCACTGGTACAGCACCCTTTTCGGCATGTATTTTTTTACCGGGGCTTTCTACAGTGCCCTGGCGGCCTTGATTTTTCTTTCAGTCCTTTCGGTCAAGGCCTTTGATCTGGAAAATTTTATCGGGGAAAAACAGTTTCACGATCTTGGAAAGCTGCTCCTCGGTTTCTGCTTAGTCACCGGGGATTTTTTCTTTTCCCAATTCCTGGTCATCTGGTATGGGAACTTGCCTGAAGAGACCCGCTTTGTCATTACCAGGGTCAACAGCCTTCCCTGGAAACCCCTGGCCTGGACCGTGCTGGTCCTCTGTTTTGCCTTGCCCTTCGGTGTCCTTTTGAGCAGAAAGGCCAAGATGAAACAAGACTTGATGTTGATCCTGAGCGGGATTATCCTGATCGGGATGTGGCTGGAACGTTTTCTCCTGGTGGCCCCCTCGCTCTGGAAAGGGAAAGAACTTCCCTTGGGCCTTTCGGAATTGTTAATCAGTCTGGGTTTTTTAGGGCTCATGGGCTTCAGTATCCTCTGGTTTCTGGGCCGGTTTCCCCTGCTGCCTGTTTCAGATCCCTTATTCGAAAAAACCAAGGAGTCGGCTCGGGGGGAAGGAAAGTGA
- a CDS encoding cbb3-type cytochrome c oxidase subunit II, producing the protein MKMSPAIIIFGGLIIFASVLFVAVILPWTTISEQPSDIFRSRSAVESLGRDLYVRNGCTYCHTQFIRDMDWDMGAERIALSGDYVQDRPHLIGTERTGPDLSQEGGEHPDDWHLAHFTNPRFVRPESIMPSWEFLGRENIRALIAYKQSLGYRMADFRVKRQNHWKEKALKAYEAGPDENIGWLHQMIPEPWRKLPNPYPTTAAGLKRGHKIYQSYCIGCHGPIGDGMGPAEPYLYPPPLNFTLLNQREISGGILYYQIMNGITGTAMPYFKKELESAKIWEVGDYVAVYFIGRSDADREPKGIDAAYENPAVRPRPKSLTGEKEK; encoded by the coding sequence ATGAAGATGAGCCCGGCCATCATTATCTTCGGAGGATTGATCATCTTTGCTTCCGTCTTGTTTGTCGCGGTCATCCTGCCCTGGACCACCATCAGCGAACAGCCTTCCGATATCTTCCGATCCCGGTCCGCTGTCGAGTCCCTGGGCCGGGACCTTTATGTCCGGAATGGATGCACCTACTGCCATACCCAGTTTATCCGGGATATGGACTGGGATATGGGGGCGGAGCGGATCGCCCTTTCCGGTGATTATGTGCAGGATCGGCCTCACCTGATCGGCACGGAAAGGACCGGTCCCGATCTCTCCCAGGAGGGGGGCGAGCACCCGGATGACTGGCACCTGGCCCATTTTACCAATCCCAGGTTTGTCAGACCGGAATCGATCATGCCCTCCTGGGAATTTTTGGGCCGGGAAAATATCAGGGCACTCATCGCCTATAAACAGAGTCTGGGATACCGGATGGCCGACTTCCGGGTTAAGCGGCAGAACCATTGGAAAGAAAAGGCCCTTAAGGCCTACGAAGCCGGTCCTGATGAAAATATCGGCTGGCTCCACCAGATGATCCCCGAGCCCTGGAGAAAGTTGCCCAACCCCTATCCGACCACTGCGGCCGGGCTGAAACGGGGGCATAAGATCTATCAGAGCTACTGCATTGGTTGTCACGGCCCGATCGGCGACGGGATGGGGCCGGCCGAGCCGTATCTCTATCCCCCACCGCTTAATTTCACCCTGTTAAACCAGAGAGAGATTTCAGGGGGCATTCTGTACTATCAGATTATGAACGGCATCACCGGCACGGCTATGCCTTATTTTAAAAAAGAGCTGGAATCCGCCAAGATCTGGGAAGTGGGGGATTATGTGGCTGTCTATTTTATCGGCCGAAGCGATGCCGACCGGGAACCCAAAGGGATTGATGCCGCCTATGAAAACCCGGCGGTGAGGCCTCGACCCAAGTCCTTGACCGGAGAAAAGGAGAAATAG
- a CDS encoding 4Fe-4S dicluster domain-containing protein yields MIKLKRRDFLKIIGLTGTSTVLSCSSTTPNELIPYLFPPEDIIPGQAVWYAGTCRECPAGCGLLAKNRDGRVIKVEGNPLHPVSRGKLCVRGQAALQGLYNPDRFSGPLMRQGKEKPVPVTWDQGEEVLFRTLTGLVRQGRGERIVFISPLVNGSQKALTDLWLSEMGAKDHLLYEPLSYEPLRRASRLVFQFNGLPHYRIDRSDFLISFGAGFLETWISNLEFARQFAAFHSLKKNGKNPFVYCGPRLSLTANNADQWICVPPGDEYLIGLGMFSALFDEGLPDSFPSDLKPWLNRILSDFPLDRISRKTGVETQAIRDLAQRFVRAERPLALAEGQGLSGPRALEAALVANLLCLIKPGSRQAIDFTSPSALGQATPLAGMEELTEKMKRKEVDLLLLGQVNPVFSLPFSNAFKKGLEAVPLVVSFSSFSDETSNLAHLVLPDHTFLESWGDYSPREGIFGLMQPVMGPVFQTRPLGDMLISTGKKIRGADKFPWKDYYQFLRYFWVQKGKEIEPDLPSDAFWQKAMEKGGVQGKPRAGGTPGLVAQPPSAENHSSLKAFSFSPIESLSTSSGDLEVTLYPTIQFFDGREANRPWIQELPDPLTQITWDGWLEIHPETAKALTIQKGDWLLVRSPFGKLEIPAYPVYTVPPGTLALPIGQGHWDYGRFVQGQQANPLSLFPADIDPLSGGSLRPGFKVSIQKLNRQIPLAHVDGSFFQHGRDIMQVMTLKDYQRSLDLAQAPPIDLPLAQGFDPGKDFYPPHPHKEYRWGMVVDLDRCIGCSACVVACYAENNVAVVGKEQVLKGREMSWIRIQRYFEEQEGKARWLPMLCQHCDYAPCESVCPVYAPFHNPEGLNTQVYNRCIGTRFCLQNDPYKVRRFNWFQYKRPSPLDWQLNPDVTVRQKGVMEKCSFCIQRILEAKIRAREKGRKVQDGEFTTACAQTCPTDTLVFGNLLDPASRVSRLIQDTRRYQVLGHLNTKPAVIYLKRVDQIFEA; encoded by the coding sequence ATGATAAAACTAAAACGCCGGGATTTTCTGAAAATCATAGGTCTGACCGGAACCAGCACGGTCCTAAGCTGTTCCTCCACCACCCCCAATGAACTGATCCCTTATCTCTTTCCCCCGGAAGATATCATCCCCGGCCAGGCGGTTTGGTATGCCGGCACCTGCCGGGAATGTCCGGCCGGCTGCGGCCTGCTGGCCAAGAACCGGGATGGCCGGGTCATCAAAGTGGAAGGAAATCCCCTCCATCCGGTCAGCCGGGGTAAACTCTGCGTCCGGGGGCAGGCCGCCCTCCAGGGGCTTTATAATCCCGACCGTTTCTCCGGTCCTTTAATGCGCCAAGGGAAGGAAAAACCGGTCCCGGTCACCTGGGATCAGGGGGAAGAAGTCTTATTTCGCACCCTGACCGGACTGGTCCGCCAAGGTCGGGGTGAAAGGATTGTCTTTATCAGTCCTTTGGTAAACGGCAGCCAGAAGGCCTTAACCGACCTCTGGCTTTCTGAGATGGGTGCGAAAGACCATTTGCTTTATGAGCCCTTGTCCTATGAGCCCTTGCGCCGGGCCTCCCGGCTTGTATTTCAATTTAACGGTCTGCCCCATTACCGGATCGACCGTTCCGATTTCCTTATCTCCTTTGGGGCCGGGTTTTTGGAGACCTGGATCTCCAACCTGGAGTTTGCCCGGCAATTCGCCGCCTTCCATTCCCTGAAAAAAAACGGGAAAAATCCATTTGTTTATTGTGGACCGAGGCTTTCCCTGACCGCCAACAACGCCGATCAATGGATTTGCGTTCCTCCGGGCGATGAATACCTGATCGGTCTGGGTATGTTCAGTGCCCTGTTCGATGAGGGATTACCGGATTCCTTTCCTTCTGATTTGAAGCCCTGGCTTAACAGAATCCTTTCCGATTTTCCCCTGGACCGGATCAGCCGGAAGACCGGGGTTGAGACCCAAGCGATACGGGATCTGGCCCAAAGGTTTGTCCGGGCCGAAAGGCCCCTGGCCCTGGCTGAAGGGCAGGGTCTCTCCGGACCCCGGGCACTGGAGGCCGCCCTGGTGGCCAATCTCCTGTGCCTGATTAAACCCGGCAGCCGGCAGGCTATCGATTTTACCAGCCCATCGGCCTTAGGTCAGGCAACCCCGTTGGCCGGGATGGAAGAACTCACGGAGAAGATGAAAAGGAAAGAGGTCGATCTCCTGCTCCTGGGACAGGTCAACCCCGTTTTTTCCCTCCCTTTCTCCAATGCATTCAAAAAGGGCCTGGAAGCCGTCCCCCTGGTGGTCAGCTTCTCCAGTTTTTCCGACGAGACCAGCAATCTGGCCCACCTGGTCCTGCCCGACCATACCTTTCTGGAATCCTGGGGGGATTACTCCCCAAGGGAAGGGATCTTCGGATTGATGCAGCCGGTTATGGGACCGGTCTTTCAAACCAGGCCGTTAGGGGATATGCTCATTTCTACCGGGAAAAAGATCCGGGGTGCGGATAAATTTCCCTGGAAGGATTATTATCAGTTCCTTCGTTATTTCTGGGTCCAAAAAGGAAAGGAAATCGAACCGGATCTTCCATCCGATGCCTTCTGGCAAAAGGCCATGGAAAAAGGAGGGGTCCAGGGGAAACCGCGGGCCGGAGGCACCCCTGGTCTTGTAGCTCAGCCGCCCTCGGCTGAGAACCATTCTTCTTTAAAGGCTTTTTCCTTTTCCCCTATTGAGTCCCTATCCACATCCTCAGGGGATCTGGAGGTGACCCTTTACCCGACGATCCAGTTTTTTGACGGCCGGGAGGCCAACCGGCCCTGGATCCAGGAACTCCCCGACCCTTTGACCCAGATTACCTGGGATGGCTGGTTGGAGATCCACCCGGAAACGGCCAAGGCCTTAACTATCCAAAAAGGGGATTGGCTTCTGGTCCGCTCTCCTTTCGGAAAACTGGAAATTCCGGCCTACCCGGTTTACACGGTCCCCCCGGGGACTCTGGCCCTGCCTATCGGCCAGGGGCACTGGGACTATGGCCGCTTTGTCCAGGGGCAGCAGGCCAATCCTTTGTCCCTATTTCCAGCGGATATAGATCCCCTTTCCGGTGGATCGTTACGGCCCGGTTTTAAGGTCAGCATCCAAAAGCTGAACAGGCAAATTCCCCTGGCCCATGTCGACGGGAGTTTTTTTCAGCACGGCCGTGACATCATGCAAGTCATGACCTTGAAGGATTATCAAAGATCCCTTGATCTGGCTCAAGCCCCTCCCATCGACCTGCCCTTGGCCCAGGGGTTCGATCCCGGAAAAGATTTTTATCCCCCCCATCCCCATAAGGAATACCGCTGGGGAATGGTGGTCGATCTGGATCGCTGCATCGGCTGTTCGGCCTGCGTGGTGGCCTGTTATGCTGAAAACAATGTGGCTGTAGTGGGGAAAGAACAGGTCCTCAAAGGACGGGAGATGTCCTGGATCCGGATCCAGCGTTACTTTGAAGAGCAGGAGGGAAAGGCCCGCTGGTTGCCCATGCTCTGCCAGCATTGCGATTATGCCCCCTGTGAATCGGTCTGTCCGGTTTATGCCCCTTTTCATAATCCGGAGGGGCTCAATACCCAGGTCTACAACCGCTGTATCGGCACACGCTTCTGCCTGCAAAACGATCCCTATAAGGTACGCCGCTTCAACTGGTTCCAATATAAGCGCCCCAGTCCGTTGGACTGGCAGCTCAATCCCGATGTGACGGTCCGCCAGAAGGGGGTCATGGAAAAATGTTCCTTCTGTATCCAGCGGATCCTGGAGGCCAAGATCCGGGCCAGGGAGAAAGGCCGGAAAGTGCAGGACGGGGAATTTACCACGGCCTGCGCCCAGACCTGCCCGACCGATACCCTGGTCTTTGGAAACCTCCTCGATCCGGCCAGCCGGGTCTCCCGATTGATTCAGGATACACGACGCTACCAGGTCCTGGGCCATCTGAATACCAAACCGGCGGTTATTTATTTGAAGAGGGTGGATCAGATTTTTGAAGCCTGA